A stretch of Eleutherodactylus coqui strain aEleCoq1 chromosome 2, aEleCoq1.hap1, whole genome shotgun sequence DNA encodes these proteins:
- the CAMLG gene encoding guided entry of tail-anchored proteins factor CAMLG isoform X1, with amino-acid sequence MASPAGAEELLTASQRRAEIRRRKLMNNSEERMNRIMGIHKPASSVEELRMEQLDKAGSFPLQPSLSKRGTILTGDNGTPSDHPCGGVDGVESYTAERTDLSKNSELKKDGNDLRNRTDGTFESAPRGLNQYISRFDEAIKLRNQLSSDKPAPENGSGMEELDAFRIFRLAGSALLALTVRLFVCKYLSIFAPFLTLQLAFMGLSKYFPKGEKKTKTTVLTAALLLSGIPSEVISRSLDTYGKMVDVFTDLCVYFFTFIFCHEVLRYFGIQEP; translated from the exons ATGGCGAGCCCGGCCGGCGCGGAGGAGCTGCTGACCGCGTCCCAGAGGAGAGCCGAGATCCGGCGGCGGAAGCTGATGAACAACTCGGAGGAGCGGATGAACAGGATCATGGGGATCCACAAGCCGGCCAGCAGCG tAGAAGAACTCCGAATGGAACAGCTTGATAAAGCCGGCTCGTTCCCATTGCAACCGTCCTTATCTAAGCGGGGGACCATTCTTACTGGAGACAATGGCACACCAAGTGATCACCCGTGTGGCGGCGTGGACGGTGTGGAGTCGTACACAGCGGAAAGAACAGACTTGAGCAAGAATTCTGAGTTGAAGAAAGACGGCAACGATCTGAGGAACAGGACAGACGGGACCTTTGAGTCGGCTCCGCGAGGCCTGAACCAGTACATAAGTAGATTCGATGAGGCCATCAAGCTTAGGAACCAGCTCAGCAGTGACAAGCCAGCTCCTGAAAATGGTAGCGGGATGGAGGAATTGGACGCTTTCCGCATTTTTCGGCTGGCCGGTAGTGCTCTTCTCGCTTTGACCGTTAGACTGTTTGTGTGCAAGTATCTG TCCATATTTGCTCCGTTCCTTACGTTACAGCTTGCGTTCATGGGACTGTCCAAGTATTTTCCAAAG GGGGAGAAGAAGACTAAAACGactgtcctcactgctgctctccttctgtcTGGAATCCCTTCTGAGGTGATAAGTCGTTCGTTGGATACATATGGCAAGATGGTGGATGTTTTCACTGACTTATGTGTTTACTTCTTTACCTTTATCTTCTGTCATGAAGTACTCCGATACTTTGGGATACAAGAGCCATGA
- the CAMLG gene encoding guided entry of tail-anchored proteins factor CAMLG isoform X2: MASPAGAEELLTASQRRAEIRRRKLMNNSEERMNRIMGIHKPASSEELRMEQLDKAGSFPLQPSLSKRGTILTGDNGTPSDHPCGGVDGVESYTAERTDLSKNSELKKDGNDLRNRTDGTFESAPRGLNQYISRFDEAIKLRNQLSSDKPAPENGSGMEELDAFRIFRLAGSALLALTVRLFVCKYLSIFAPFLTLQLAFMGLSKYFPKGEKKTKTTVLTAALLLSGIPSEVISRSLDTYGKMVDVFTDLCVYFFTFIFCHEVLRYFGIQEP, from the exons ATGGCGAGCCCGGCCGGCGCGGAGGAGCTGCTGACCGCGTCCCAGAGGAGAGCCGAGATCCGGCGGCGGAAGCTGATGAACAACTCGGAGGAGCGGATGAACAGGATCATGGGGATCCACAAGCCGGCCAGCAGCG AAGAACTCCGAATGGAACAGCTTGATAAAGCCGGCTCGTTCCCATTGCAACCGTCCTTATCTAAGCGGGGGACCATTCTTACTGGAGACAATGGCACACCAAGTGATCACCCGTGTGGCGGCGTGGACGGTGTGGAGTCGTACACAGCGGAAAGAACAGACTTGAGCAAGAATTCTGAGTTGAAGAAAGACGGCAACGATCTGAGGAACAGGACAGACGGGACCTTTGAGTCGGCTCCGCGAGGCCTGAACCAGTACATAAGTAGATTCGATGAGGCCATCAAGCTTAGGAACCAGCTCAGCAGTGACAAGCCAGCTCCTGAAAATGGTAGCGGGATGGAGGAATTGGACGCTTTCCGCATTTTTCGGCTGGCCGGTAGTGCTCTTCTCGCTTTGACCGTTAGACTGTTTGTGTGCAAGTATCTG TCCATATTTGCTCCGTTCCTTACGTTACAGCTTGCGTTCATGGGACTGTCCAAGTATTTTCCAAAG GGGGAGAAGAAGACTAAAACGactgtcctcactgctgctctccttctgtcTGGAATCCCTTCTGAGGTGATAAGTCGTTCGTTGGATACATATGGCAAGATGGTGGATGTTTTCACTGACTTATGTGTTTACTTCTTTACCTTTATCTTCTGTCATGAAGTACTCCGATACTTTGGGATACAAGAGCCATGA